The DNA segment CCCGCCTCCGAAAGAGTGGGTCGAGGGCGGACGTGACGAGGATCTCGCCGCCACCGGGCACCAGGACTGGTCACCCGCCCGTTCTTGGGGCACGATCTGCGAGAGCCGTAAACCTACGGCTCCGTAACTTCCCGCCGGGAGCCCCCTTTCCCGAGCAGAGCAGAAAGGGACCACCCCGAACATGGCAGAACTGGTCTACCGTCCCGTCGTCGGTCTCGCCAAGACGATGTTCAAGGTCTGGGACCTCAAGATCGACTGCCAGGGGTCGGAGAACATCCCGCGTACCGGCGGCGCCGTCCTGGTGAGCAATCACATCAGCTACCTGGACTTCATCTTCAACGGTCTGGCCGCGCTGCCGCAGAAGCGCCTGGTGCGCTTCATGGCCAAGGAGTCGGTGTTCCGGCACAAGGTGTCGGGTCCGCTGATGCGCGGCATGAAGCACATCCCGGTCGACCGCGAGCAGGGCGAGACGGCGTACGCGCACGCGCTGGCGTCGCTGCGCGCCGGGGAGATCGTCGGGGTGTTCCCCGAGGCGACGATCTCGCAGTCCTTCACGCTGAAGGGCTTCAAGTCCGGTGCCGCGCGCCTGGCGCAGGAGGCGGGCGTCCCGCTGGTGCCGATGGCGCTGTGGGGCACCCAGCGGCTGTGGACCAAGGGCCAGCCGCGCAACTTCAAGCGCAGCCACACCCCGGTCACCATGCGGGTCGGCGAGGCGCTGGAGGCGTCGCGCGAGCAGTACGCGGGCGCGATCACCCGCCGGCTGCGTGAGCGCGTCCAGGAGCTGCTGGACGCGGCCCAGCGTGCCTACCCGGCCCGCCCGAGGGGCGCCGAGGACTCCTGGTGGCTCCCCGCCCACCTGGGCGGCACGGCCCCGACGAACGAGCAGCTGCGCGCGGCCGAGGCCCACTGAGACGACGACGGCCCGGCCGGACGGTTCCCCGTCCGGCCGGGCCGTTCGCGTGTCCCGAGGAGGCCCTCAGCGGGCCATCTCCTCCTTGAGCGCCGCCACGAAGGTGTCGACGTCGTCCTCGGTGGTGTCGAAGCCGCACATCCAGCGGACGTCACCGGCCGCCTCGTCCCAGAAGTAGAAGCGGAACCGCTTCTGCAGCCGGACGCTCACGTCGTGCGGGAGCCGGGCGAAGACGCCGTTGGCCTGCACCGGGTGCAGGATCTCCACGCCGTGCACCGCGCGGACGCCCTCGGCGAGCCGCTGGGCCATCTCGTTGGCGTGCCGGGCGTTGCGCAGCCAGAGGTCCTTGGCGTACAGGGCCTCCAACTGCACGGAGACGAAGCGCATCTTGGACGCGAGCTGCATGGACAGCTTGCGCAGGTGCTTCATGTGGGAGACGGCGTCCTGGTTGATGACCACGACCGCCTCGCCGAACAGGGCACCGTTCTTCGTCCCGCCCAGCGACAGGATGTCGACGCCGACCGCGTTGGTGAACGCCCGCATGGGGACGTTCAGGGAGGCGGCGGCGTTGGATATCCGGGAGCCGTCCAGGTGCACCTTCATGCCGTGCGCGTGGGCGTGTTCGCAGATCGCGCGGATCTCGTCGGGCGTGTAGAGGGTGCCCAGCTCGGTGGACTGGGTGATCGAGACGACCTGGGGCATCGCCCGGTGCTCGTCGTCCCAGCCGAACGCCTGCCGGTCGATCAGCTCGGGGGTGAGCTTGCCGTCCGGGGTGGGCACGGTGAGCAGCTTCAGCCCGCCCATCCGCTCGGGCGCGCCACCCTCGTCCACGTTGATGTGCGCGCTCTCGGCGCAGATCACCGCGCCCCAGCGGTCGGTGACCGCCTGGAGCGCGACCACGTTGGCCCCGGTGCCGTTGAACACCGGGAACGCCTCGGCGGTCGCGCCGAAGTGGCTGCGGATGATCCGCTGGAGGTTCTCGGTGTACTCGTCCTCGCCGTACGCGACCTGGTGGCCGCCGTTGGCCAGGGCCACGGCGGCGAGCACCTCGGGGTGCGCCCCGGCGTAGTTGTCGCTGGCGAAACCGCGGACCTGCGGGTCGTGGTGACGACGGGCGTCGGTCCTGGGAGGGTTCACGGCTTCTCGGTCAGCCACAGACGGTTTCCGTTCACTTCGGCGGCGGGCCTGCCCCAGACGCCCTCGATGGCCTCGGCCAGCTCCTTGACGTCCGTGAAGCCCGCGAACTTCGCGTTGGGGCGCTCCGCGCGCATCGCGTCGTGCACCAGCGCCTTCACCACCAGGATGGCAGCCGCGGCCTGCGGGCCGTCCTCGCCCCCCGCCTTGCGGAAGCCGTCGGCCATAGCCAGCGTCCACGCCTCGGCCGCGGCCTTGGCGGCGGAGTACGCGGCGTTGCCCGCGGTCGGCTTGGACGCGCCGGCGGCGCTGATCAGCAGGTAACGGCCGCCCCCGGCGCGCTGGAGGGCGTCGTAGAAGGCGAGCGAGGTGTGCTGGACGGTGCGGACGAGCAGTTTCTCCAGCAGGTCCCAGTCGGCGAGGTCGGTGTCGTCGAACTTGGCGCCGCCGCGCCAGCCGCCGACCAGGTGGACCAGGCCGTCGACGCGGCCGAACTCCTTCTCGATGCCGGCGGCCCAGGCGCGGGTGGAGTCCAGGTCGAGCAGGTCGACCGTCTCGCCGGTGACCGTGGCGCCGCCGTTGGCGTAGCGGGCCGCGTCCACGGCCTCCGCCAGCCGGGCGGGGTCGTTGTCCGCGCCGACCACGGTCGCGCCCGCCTCGGCGAGCCTGATCAGGGTGGCCCGTCCCGCCGGTCCGCCCGCACCGGCGACCGCGATCACCGCGCCCCGAAGAGCCCCGTTCTGCATCGTCTTCCCTTCTCCCACTGCCGTGTCGTCCCGGCGGTCGCTCACGCGGCGATCCGCTCGGCGCCGTCCGCGGTGATGCCCTTGGTCTCGGCGATCACATTCTTCAGCTTCTTGGCCAGCGCCTCGTAGAACATGCTCAGCGGAAACTCGTCCGGGAGCACGTCGTCCACCAGCTTGCGCGGCGGCAGGCCGAGGTCGAGGGCGTCGGGGCCCTTGGCCCACTTGGAGCCGGGGTGCGGGGAGAGGTAGGTGGCGACGAGTTCGTACCCGGCGAACCAGTGCACCAGCTTGGGGCGGTCGATGCCGTCGCGGTAGAGCTGCTCGATGTCGGCGCAGAGCTGGTTGGTGACCTGCGGGGCGCGCTCCCAGTCGATGGCGAGCTTGTTGTCGGTCCAGCGGACCACGTCGTGCTTGTGCAGGTAGGCGAAGAGGAGCTGGCCGCCGAGCCCGTCGTAGTTGCGGACGCGGTCGCCGGTGACCGGGAAGCGGAACATCCGGTCGAAGAGCACCGCGTACTGCACGTCACGGGCCTGCGGGACGCCGTCGGCCTCCAGCTTCACGGCCTCCTTGAAGGCGGTGAGGTCGCAGCGCAGCTCCTCCAGGCCGTACATCCAGAAGGGCTGGCGCTGCTTGATCATGAAGGGGTCGAACGGCAGGTCGCCGTGGCTGTGGGTGCGGTCGTGGACCATGTCCCAGAGCACGAACGCCTCTTCGCAGCGCTTCTGGTCGTGCACCATCGCGGCGATGTCCTCGGGCAGCTCCAGGCCCAGGATGCCGACGGCGGCGTCGGTGACCCGGCGGAAGCGGGCGGCCTCGCGGTCGCAGAAGATGCCACCCCAGGAGAAACGTTCCGGCGCCTCACGGACGGCGATGGTCTCCGGGAAGAGGACGGCGGAGTTGGTGTCGTACCCGGCCGTGAAGTCCTCGAAGGTGATGCCGCAGAACAGCGGGTTGTCGTACCGGGTGCGCTCCAGCTCGGCCAGCCAGTCCGGCCAGACCATGCGCAGCACGACCGCCTCCAGGTTGCGGTCGGGGTTGCCGTTCTGCGTGTACATCGGGAAGACGACCAGGTGCTGGAGGCCGTCCGCGCGGTCGGCCGCCGGCTGGAACGCCAGCAGCGAGTCCAGGAAGTCCGGCACCTCGAAGCCGCCCTCGGCCCAGCGGCGCAGGTCGGCCACCAGCGCGCGGTGGTACTCCGCGTCGTGCGCGACCAGCGGGGAGAGCTGCTCCACGGCGTCCACGACCCGGTCCACGGCCGCCTCCGCCTCGGCGCGCCCGGGGGCGCCCTCGGCGGTGAAGTCGATCGAGCCGTCCTTCGACTGCCATGGCCGGATCTGCTCCACCGCGGCCTTGAGGACGGGCCACGCCGGGTGCTCGACCACCCTGGTCAGCGAAGGAAGGTGTCCCTCCGGACCGGCCTGCACAAGAATTTCCGTCATGTCCCATCCTCCACGGGAGAACCTCGCGTATGGACACCGTATGCATACCCCGTTTCGCCTAACAAGAGGGGGCTCGGGAAATTATTCTGCGCGGCCGCATGGTCACCGCTGTTTTTGCGGCCTCAAACCGTGACCGCGCTCACTTTCGCTGCGGGTGCCGAGGCGGTCCGGGAGCGTGACCGGACGTTCCGTTCCGGCCACCGAACCTCCGGTGCCGCGCCGTGCACCACGGATCGCCCAGGTGAGGGCATCGCCGTTAGGCTGCGAGCCAGGCGTGCGGACGACGACACTCCGTCCCGTCCGCGAAAGCCGATCCGCCGTCGACGGAAGCGAGTTGAACCTTGAACTTCCTTACCATCGGGCACCGTGGGGTCATGGGTGTCGAGCCCGAGAACACGCTTCGTTCCTTCGCCGCCGCCGAGCAGGCCGGGCTGGACCTGATCGAACTCGATCTGCACCTGAGCAAGGACGGTGCGCTGATCGTCATGCACGACGCCTCGGTGGACCGCACCACGGACGGCACCGGGCAGATCGCCGAGAAGACCCTCGCGGAGCTGCGCGCGCTGGACGCGGGGCGCGGCGAGCGGGTGCCGGTGTTCGAAGAGGTGCTGGACGCGGTCCGGGCGCCGGTCCAGGCCGAGATCAAGGACGTGGCCGCCGCGAAGGCGCTGGCGGAGGTGATGCTCCGGCGGGACCTCGTCTCCCGCGTGGAGGTCATCTCCTTCCACGACGAGGCGCTCGCCGAGATCTCCCGGCTGGTGCCGGGGGTGCGCACCGCGCTGGTGGCCGAGCACTACGGCCCCGAGGTGGTGGCCCGCGCGGTGGCGGTCGGCGCGGCGACCCTCTGCCTGGACGTCCGCCGGCTGACGCTGGAGGTAGTGGAGAAGGCGCGCGCGGCGGGCCTGAGGGTCTTCGCCTGGGTGGTGAACACCCAGGACGAGCTGCGGCTGGTGCGCGCCCTCCAACTGGACGGCGCGACCACCGACCTGCCGGACATCAAGCGCACGGGCCGCTTCACGGCCTAGGTCTCAGACCAGCGGCTTGACCAGCAGCTCGAAGCAGAGGTCGGGGCGGCGGGGGATGCCGAAGCGCTCATCGCCGTACGGGAACGGGGTCGTCTCACCCGTACGGCGGTAGCCCCGGCGCTCGTACCAGCCGATCAGGTCGTCGCGGACCGAGATCACCGTCATGTGCATCTCGGTGACGCCCCAGTCCGCCCGTGCCAGCCGCTCCGCCTCGGCCAGGACCGCCTTGCCGAGGCCCGCTCCCTGGACGGTGGGGCTGACCGCGAACATGCCGAAGTAGGCGTGCGTACCCCGGTGTTCGAGCTGGCAGCAGGCGACGATCCGGCCCTCCCGCTCCACCACCAGCAGCCTGCTGTCGGGCGTCTTGATGACCTGGCGCACGCCCTCGGGGTCGGTGCGCTGCCCGTCCAGGATGTCCGCCTCGGTCGTCCACCCGGCCCGGCTGGCGTCCCCCCGGTACGCCGACTCGACGAGCGCGACGAGGGCGTCCACATCGACGTCGGTGGCGTCTCGGAACGTCGGTCCGGTGGGGGTCTCCATGGCGGTGTACTCCGATCTGGGGCGCGGCTGAACAGGGACGAGCGTAGCCGGGCGGCTAGGCTCCGCTCGCATGGTGCATGTACTGAGCAGCCGTACCCTCGTCCGCCCCACGGACCCCGAGCGCTCCCGGGCCTTCTACGGGGGGCAGCTCGGGCTCGCCGTCTATCGCGAGTTCGGGGAGGGGCCCGAGCGCGGGACCGTGTACTTCCTGGGCGGTGGCTTCCTCGAACTCTCCGGGCGCTCCGAGACCCCGCTCGCGCCCTCGGTGCGGCTGTGGCTCCAGGTGCCGGACGCGGCCGCCGCGCACGACGAGCTGCTGGCCGAGGGCGTGGAGATCGTCCGGGCGCCGGTCCGGGAGCCGTGGGGGCTGATCGAGCTGTGGATCGCCGACCCGGACGGCATCCCGGTCGTGCTGGTGGAGACCCCGGCGGACCATCCACTGCGGTACCGGCCGGGCATCTGACAACACCACCTCAGCCGCGCAGGGCGCCCAGCCGGCCTTCGAGACCGTCGAGGAGACCGGCGAGCAGCCCGGACAGCTCATCCTGGCGGCCGGGGGTCAGTACGGACAACACGGCCTCCTCGTAGGCGAGTTGCTCGGGCAGGATGCCGTCCACGAGGTCGCGTCCGGCGTCGGTGAGGCGGAGGTGGGAGACGCGGCGGTCGCGGGTGTCGCCGCGCCGCTCGACCAGTCCGCGCCCGGTGAGCTGCTTGACCCGCTTGGTCACGGCCGCCCCGGAGGAGAAGGTCTCCCGCGCCAGCTCCCCCGGCGTCAGCTCGTGCCCCGTCCGGCGGAGCGCGCCGAGCAGGTCGAACTCCGCCCGGCTGAGCCCGGCCCGGCGCAGCGGGGCGTCCTCGGCCTGCTGGAGGAGGGCGGCGCAGCGGTTGATCCGGCCGATGACCTCCATGGGCCCGGTGTCCAGCGCGGGGTGCACGGCACGCCACTGCCGGACGACCGAGGCGACGGTGTCCGCCCTCGGCTGCTGGTCTGCCGTGTCCGTCATGGCCGCGTGTCCTCCGTGGTGCCGTGTCGGTCCTGCTTCAAGGGTGCGGCTTCCCGGTGCCGCACCGCAGCCGCGAGCGTACGGTGTCCGGCCTGCTCGGCGAGCGCGAGGCGTTCGGTGGGGAAGGGTCGCTGCCACCACTCCCCCCGCGCGGCGTCGGCGGTGGCGCGCAGGTCGGTCAGCGCACGGGCGAGGGCTCGGCGGGCCTCGGGCAGGGCGTGGGGCGCGGGGCGGGCCAGCAGGTGTTCGGTGTGCGCGCCGGCGTTCTCGACGGCGGTCAGCGCTTCGTGCACGCGGTCACCGGCCCGGCGGTTGGTGACGAGCACGGCGGCGGCGAACCCGGCCGACGCGCCGACAAGGGTGTCCAGCACCCGCTGGGTGATCAGCAGGCCGGGGTCCTGGAGGTGGGTGAACTCGGTGATGAGCAGCGCCATGGGGGTTACGCAGACCGTGCCGAGCCAGTAGTTGCGGGCGATGAGCGCCTCCGCGCCGAAGCTGCACGCGAGGCAGCACAGGACGAGCGTGACGGGGTGGAGGTGGGTCAGCGGGGTGAGCGCGGCGAAGACGAGCACGCCGAGGAGGTTGCCGACGACGCGCTGGACGCTCCGGTTCCAGGTGAGGGTGACGTTGGCCTGGTAGAGGGAGGCGGCGGTGACCAGGGCCCAGTAGGGGCGGCCCACGCCGAGGGAGAGGGCGGCCAGACCGGCCAGCGCGCAGCCCAGGGCGGTGCGGGTGGCCACGGGGGCCAGGTGGCTGAAGGGGACGCGGGCGGGGCGGGGGTGTGTGCCGGCCTCGTGGGCGGCTTCCGCCTGCGGCACCGGGCCGGTGCCGCGCAGTGCCCCGGCCCAGGCGCGGAGTTGCTCCGGGTCGGCGTCGGCGGACTCGGCGCGCAGCAGCAGGTTCTCCAGGGCGCGCCGGGTGGAATCGGAGCGGGTGCCGGGGGAACGCAGGGTCTGCCAGGCGGTGTGCAGGGCGGCATGGGCGGGCGCGTGGCTCTGGTCGGCGAGGCCGGCGGCGGCGTGCAGAGCGGCGGCGACGGCCCGGCGCTCGGGTCCGTGCGGGCGGAGCAGCCCGGGGGCCATGCAGACGAGCCAGGCCCAGGCTCCGGCGGCGAGGGTGAGGCCGAGGTGGGCGGGGACCTGGCCGGGCGTCTGCGGGATGAACAGCGCGGCGGAGCTGATGAAGGTGACGACGACATTGCCGGGGGGGCCGACGCGGGTGGCCTCGCAGACCGTCTTCTGCGCGGCGGCCAGCAGGGCGCCGACGAGCACCAGGACGACAGGGCCCGGGGTGAGCGCCGAGGCGAGCAGGGCGACGGCGAGTCCGGCCGTCATGCCGAGCACGACACCGGTGAGGACGCGGGCGCGGGCCGCGTAGGGGCGCTGATGGGCGTAGAGCGCGCAGAGGGACCCGGCCATCGCGTAGAGGGCGAGGTCGAGGCGGCCGAGGGCCAGCAGGAGGAGGTTGGGCGGGGCCGCCGACACGACCACGCTCAGCGCGGGCTTGAACCAGATCGCGGAGGGTCCTTGGAGGCGGAGCGCCTGGACGAGGGGAAGGCGGCGGCTGCTCATACGAATAACTTAACAGGTGTTTCACCAGTAAAAGACTTATCGTGGGCCCGCAACCGCCCTGGTCACACGCCGTGCTCCGGTGAACGCTCCCCGTACACCCCCTTGCGCTCGCGTGCGCTGCGCGTGGCATGGGCATCGCATCCCTCGACATGGCGTCGAACGGGGGTGGTGCGCGTGCACGGACCGGTGTCACCGGCCTGGCTGCTGGTCGCGCTCTGCGCGGCGACCGGCGCCTACTGCCTGCTGCGGATGCGCAGCGGGGTCGAGGAGCAGCGCCGCGCGGCGGGCGGCGAGGCGCTGATGGGCTTCGGGATGGCGGCGATGGCGGTACCCGCCGCGGTGTTCGCCCCGCCGCGCTGGGTGTGGCCGCTGTACGCGGCGGTCTTCGGGCTCGCCGCCCTGCGCGCGCTGTGGTCGGCGCGGCGGAGCGCCCACCATCTGCACCATCTGCTGGGCAGTACGGCGATGGTGTACATGGCGGTGCTGATGGCCGCCGCCCCGGCTCCCCACCACCACACGGGCGGCTCGGGCCCGGCGTGGCTGACGGGCGCGCTGCTGCTGTACTTCACCGGCTACGTCCTGCTGACCGGCGCCCGTCTGGTGCCGGTCACCGTACGGGGCGGCCCCGGCGCGGTGCGGTGGGGCGACCGGCCCGAGCTGTCCCGGGTGTGCCGGCTGTCGATGGGGATCGGCATGCTGGCGATGCTCCTGACGATGTGACACCTCAAGCGGCGTGCGGCGCACGGGAGTTGCCTGCGTCACTTCGGCGCCGGTGAGCGGTCCGCTGCTCATAGGGTGCTGCCCATGACCGTCCCCGTGGCACTGCTGCTGCTCGGCATCCTGACCTCCGTCGCCGCCCCGCGCCTGCTGGGCCGGGCCGACTGGCCGGACCGGGAGCCGGTGGTGGCGCTGTGGGCCTGGCAGTGCGTGGTGGCCGCCGTCCTGCTGTGCTGCGCGCTGTCGATGACGCTGAGCGCGGCGGCGGCCTGGCAGGAGGTGCGCGGGCATCTGTTCGGCGGGGCCCCGCACGGGGTCGTCGAGGCGTACGCCCTCGGCGCGGCGGGTCCCTGGGCCGCGCCGACCGCCGTGGCGCTCGCCTGCGGCGGGCTGTGGACCCTGACGATGCTGGCCGGTGAGGTGCTGCGCGCGCGGCGCCGCCGGCGGGCGGGCCGGGCCGAACTCCTCCGGCGGGCGCCCCTGTTGCAGGGCGAGGAGCCGGGCGGACGGCTGGTGGTCGTGGAGGCCGACCACCCCGACGCCCACTGGCTCCCCGGCGCCACCCCTCAACTCGTCGTCACCACGGCCGCCCTCCGCCGCCTCAAGGGCAGCCGCCTGGACGCCCTGCTGGCCCACGAACAGGACCACGCCCGCTTCCGCCACGACTGGCTGCTGCACTGTTCCGCAGCTCTGGCCGGCGGCTTTCCCCAGGTGCCGGTCTTCGCCGCCTTCCGTAACGAGATGCACCGCCTGGTCGAACTGGCCGCCGACGACACCGCCTCCCGCCGCTTCGGCCGCGTCACCACCGCCCTCGCCCTGGTCGACCTCAACGAGCACCGCGGTGTCTTCGGCCCGTCCCCCACCCCCGAGGCCCAACTACCCCACCGAGTGAACCGCCTCCTGGCCGCCCGAACCCGCCTCCCGGCCCCCCAACGCCTCCGGCTTACGGCAACAGCCGCCCTGGTACCGGCACTTCCGGTGCTCGTCGCTTTCGTCCCGGGGTTGCGGGCGCTGCATTAGGGTCTGTCGTCCGCGATGGGCCGACGCGTCGGGTGATGCTCCGCGTCTTCATGGACGAGGATCGCCCCATGCCCCGCCGACCCACCCTTCTGCTCGCCCTCCCCTCCGCCCTCCTCCTCGCCCTCGTCGCCCTCCACTGGTCCCCTCTCCTCGCGATGGACGAGGGCATCGCCCGCACCACCCACCGCTGGGCCGTGAGGGAGCGGGGGGTCACGCAGACCGTTCGGGTGCTGACCGACTGGGTCTGGGACCCGGTGACGATGCGGCTGTTGTGTGCCGGGGTCGCGGTGTGGCTGGGGTGGAGGAGGGCGGCCTGGGGGACGGCGGTGTGGCTGTTGGTCACCTGTGCCGTGGCGGCCATGGTGCAGCAGGCGGTCAAGGCGGGTGTCGCGCGGCCGAGGCCGGTGTGGCCGGACCCCGTGGACAGTGCGCGGTTCGCCGCGTTTCCGTCCGGGCACGCCATGACGGCCACCGTGGTGTGCGGGCTGCTGCTGTGGCTGGTCCGCGAGAGCGGGGTGCGTGGGCCCCGTTGGTACGGTGCGGTCGTCCTGGCCGTCGTCTCCGTGCTCGGTGTCGGTCTCACCCGGGTCTGGCTGGGGGTGCACTGGTTCTCGGACGTGCTCGGGGGCTGGCTGTTCGGGGCCTTGGTGGTGGCCGTCGCCGTACGGGTCCATGAGCGCCGGAGTAGGGTCCGCCCATGACCGCTGTGCTGTTCGACTTCTCGGGCACCCTGTGCCGCGTCGAGTCCACCGAGTCCTGGCTCCGCGCCACCCTCACAGCGACCGGCATGACGATGGAGGAGCCTCAACTCCTGCAAGCCGCAGCCGCGTTGGAGAAGGCGGGCGCACTGCCCGGCGGTGCCGAACCGAGCACCGTACCGGAGGAGCTGGCCGGGACGTGGGCCGGGCGGGACCTCGACGCCGCCTCGCACCGGGCCGCGTTCACCGGCCTCTCCCTGCAGGTGCCGCTGCCCGAGGAGACCCTCCACGACGCGCTGTACGACCGGCACATGACCCCCGCCGCGTGGACCCCGTACCCGGACGCGGCCCACGTCCTCGGAGAACTGCGGCAGCGCGGGATCGCCGTGGGCGTCGTCAGCAACATCGGCTGGGACCTGCGGCCGGTCTTCCGCGAGCACGGGCTCGACGCGTACGTGGACGCGTACGTGCTGTCGTACGAGCACGGTGTGCGCAAGCCGGACCCGCGCCTGTTCGCCGCCGCCTGCGCGGAGTTGGGGGTGGAGCCCGAGCGCACGGTGATGGTCGGGGACAGCAGGGTGGCCGACGGAGGCGCCGCCGTGCTCGGCTGCCGGGTGCACTTCGTGGAGCATCTGCCGGCGCACGAACGCCCGGACGCCCTGCTGGCGGTGCTGGACCTGCTGCCGGACGCGGAACTGCCGTCCGTCTGAGGCGCTCCCCCGCGGCGCTCAGACGAACGGCAGCCCTGAGAAGGCCCCGCGCGATGCGGTGCCTCACGCCTTGAGTATAGTTGGCTGACAGCCAGTCAACGCAGGAGTTCGACAATGTCCCCGCGCAGCGCCTCGGTCAATGAAGAGCTGCGGCGGCGTTCGCGCGAGCGGCTCCTCCACGCAGCGGTCGAACTGGTGGACGAGCGCGGGTTCGAGGCGACGACCCTCGGCGACATCGCGGACCGCGCCGGATCGGCGCGCGGACTGGTCTCGTACTACTTCCCGGGCAAGCGTCAGCTCGTCCAGTCCGCCGTGCACCGGCTGATGCACCGCACGCTGGAGGAGGC comes from the Streptomyces seoulensis genome and includes:
- a CDS encoding lysophospholipid acyltransferase family protein, with the translated sequence MAELVYRPVVGLAKTMFKVWDLKIDCQGSENIPRTGGAVLVSNHISYLDFIFNGLAALPQKRLVRFMAKESVFRHKVSGPLMRGMKHIPVDREQGETAYAHALASLRAGEIVGVFPEATISQSFTLKGFKSGAARLAQEAGVPLVPMALWGTQRLWTKGQPRNFKRSHTPVTMRVGEALEASREQYAGAITRRLRERVQELLDAAQRAYPARPRGAEDSWWLPAHLGGTAPTNEQLRAAEAH
- a CDS encoding threonine aldolase family protein is translated as MNPPRTDARRHHDPQVRGFASDNYAGAHPEVLAAVALANGGHQVAYGEDEYTENLQRIIRSHFGATAEAFPVFNGTGANVVALQAVTDRWGAVICAESAHINVDEGGAPERMGGLKLLTVPTPDGKLTPELIDRQAFGWDDEHRAMPQVVSITQSTELGTLYTPDEIRAICEHAHAHGMKVHLDGSRISNAAASLNVPMRAFTNAVGVDILSLGGTKNGALFGEAVVVINQDAVSHMKHLRKLSMQLASKMRFVSVQLEALYAKDLWLRNARHANEMAQRLAEGVRAVHGVEILHPVQANGVFARLPHDVSVRLQKRFRFYFWDEAAGDVRWMCGFDTTEDDVDTFVAALKEEMAR
- a CDS encoding SDR family oxidoreductase codes for the protein MQNGALRGAVIAVAGAGGPAGRATLIRLAEAGATVVGADNDPARLAEAVDAARYANGGATVTGETVDLLDLDSTRAWAAGIEKEFGRVDGLVHLVGGWRGGAKFDDTDLADWDLLEKLLVRTVQHTSLAFYDALQRAGGGRYLLISAAGASKPTAGNAAYSAAKAAAEAWTLAMADGFRKAGGEDGPQAAAAILVVKALVHDAMRAERPNAKFAGFTDVKELAEAIEGVWGRPAAEVNGNRLWLTEKP
- a CDS encoding DUF6421 family protein, whose protein sequence is MTEILVQAGPEGHLPSLTRVVEHPAWPVLKAAVEQIRPWQSKDGSIDFTAEGAPGRAEAEAAVDRVVDAVEQLSPLVAHDAEYHRALVADLRRWAEGGFEVPDFLDSLLAFQPAADRADGLQHLVVFPMYTQNGNPDRNLEAVVLRMVWPDWLAELERTRYDNPLFCGITFEDFTAGYDTNSAVLFPETIAVREAPERFSWGGIFCDREAARFRRVTDAAVGILGLELPEDIAAMVHDQKRCEEAFVLWDMVHDRTHSHGDLPFDPFMIKQRQPFWMYGLEELRCDLTAFKEAVKLEADGVPQARDVQYAVLFDRMFRFPVTGDRVRNYDGLGGQLLFAYLHKHDVVRWTDNKLAIDWERAPQVTNQLCADIEQLYRDGIDRPKLVHWFAGYELVATYLSPHPGSKWAKGPDALDLGLPPRKLVDDVLPDEFPLSMFYEALAKKLKNVIAETKGITADGAERIAA
- a CDS encoding glycerophosphodiester phosphodiesterase, which translates into the protein MNFLTIGHRGVMGVEPENTLRSFAAAEQAGLDLIELDLHLSKDGALIVMHDASVDRTTDGTGQIAEKTLAELRALDAGRGERVPVFEEVLDAVRAPVQAEIKDVAAAKALAEVMLRRDLVSRVEVISFHDEALAEISRLVPGVRTALVAEHYGPEVVARAVAVGAATLCLDVRRLTLEVVEKARAAGLRVFAWVVNTQDELRLVRALQLDGATTDLPDIKRTGRFTA
- a CDS encoding GNAT family N-acetyltransferase; the encoded protein is METPTGPTFRDATDVDVDALVALVESAYRGDASRAGWTTEADILDGQRTDPEGVRQVIKTPDSRLLVVEREGRIVACCQLEHRGTHAYFGMFAVSPTVQGAGLGKAVLAEAERLARADWGVTEMHMTVISVRDDLIGWYERRGYRRTGETTPFPYGDERFGIPRRPDLCFELLVKPLV
- a CDS encoding VOC family protein yields the protein MVHVLSSRTLVRPTDPERSRAFYGGQLGLAVYREFGEGPERGTVYFLGGGFLELSGRSETPLAPSVRLWLQVPDAAAAHDELLAEGVEIVRAPVREPWGLIELWIADPDGIPVVLVETPADHPLRYRPGI
- a CDS encoding MarR family winged helix-turn-helix transcriptional regulator; the encoded protein is MTDTADQQPRADTVASVVRQWRAVHPALDTGPMEVIGRINRCAALLQQAEDAPLRRAGLSRAEFDLLGALRRTGHELTPGELARETFSSGAAVTKRVKQLTGRGLVERRGDTRDRRVSHLRLTDAGRDLVDGILPEQLAYEEAVLSVLTPGRQDELSGLLAGLLDGLEGRLGALRG
- a CDS encoding FUSC family protein, whose product is MSSRRLPLVQALRLQGPSAIWFKPALSVVVSAAPPNLLLLALGRLDLALYAMAGSLCALYAHQRPYAARARVLTGVVLGMTAGLAVALLASALTPGPVVLVLVGALLAAAQKTVCEATRVGPPGNVVVTFISSAALFIPQTPGQVPAHLGLTLAAGAWAWLVCMAPGLLRPHGPERRAVAAALHAAAGLADQSHAPAHAALHTAWQTLRSPGTRSDSTRRALENLLLRAESADADPEQLRAWAGALRGTGPVPQAEAAHEAGTHPRPARVPFSHLAPVATRTALGCALAGLAALSLGVGRPYWALVTAASLYQANVTLTWNRSVQRVVGNLLGVLVFAALTPLTHLHPVTLVLCCLACSFGAEALIARNYWLGTVCVTPMALLITEFTHLQDPGLLITQRVLDTLVGASAGFAAAVLVTNRRAGDRVHEALTAVENAGAHTEHLLARPAPHALPEARRALARALTDLRATADAARGEWWQRPFPTERLALAEQAGHRTLAAAVRHREAAPLKQDRHGTTEDTRP
- a CDS encoding DUF5134 domain-containing protein, with translation MHGPVSPAWLLVALCAATGAYCLLRMRSGVEEQRRAAGGEALMGFGMAAMAVPAAVFAPPRWVWPLYAAVFGLAALRALWSARRSAHHLHHLLGSTAMVYMAVLMAAAPAPHHHTGGSGPAWLTGALLLYFTGYVLLTGARLVPVTVRGGPGAVRWGDRPELSRVCRLSMGIGMLAMLLTM
- a CDS encoding M56 family metallopeptidase, which gives rise to MTVPVALLLLGILTSVAAPRLLGRADWPDREPVVALWAWQCVVAAVLLCCALSMTLSAAAAWQEVRGHLFGGAPHGVVEAYALGAAGPWAAPTAVALACGGLWTLTMLAGEVLRARRRRRAGRAELLRRAPLLQGEEPGGRLVVVEADHPDAHWLPGATPQLVVTTAALRRLKGSRLDALLAHEQDHARFRHDWLLHCSAALAGGFPQVPVFAAFRNEMHRLVELAADDTASRRFGRVTTALALVDLNEHRGVFGPSPTPEAQLPHRVNRLLAARTRLPAPQRLRLTATAALVPALPVLVAFVPGLRALH
- a CDS encoding phosphatase PAP2 family protein, producing MPRRPTLLLALPSALLLALVALHWSPLLAMDEGIARTTHRWAVRERGVTQTVRVLTDWVWDPVTMRLLCAGVAVWLGWRRAAWGTAVWLLVTCAVAAMVQQAVKAGVARPRPVWPDPVDSARFAAFPSGHAMTATVVCGLLLWLVRESGVRGPRWYGAVVLAVVSVLGVGLTRVWLGVHWFSDVLGGWLFGALVVAVAVRVHERRSRVRP